A part of Thiomicrorhabdus sediminis genomic DNA contains:
- a CDS encoding pentapeptide repeat-containing protein, with protein sequence MAWLKIIVFSFLVLALGVMGFDTTIALVKLPIDILLTLLIGITGLALLVWLVAVDHSVSKIWKFCEPYCKGWSLYLFEPEIRVKDENCEGFKALSHEQKIKVLQKKYASVPRKFESRVRLRWIVVSGLVSFGVLLLLWQFGQMNTVDTRVFSAAVALLVGAPVALMVWYFRDQNNIRELERQHHDVTLKEFQKLQEWATGNISDGYEDGKKTKRVETLQISALHSLRTYLRGEFGEIFKRSAFEVFVSVLSVEHYEILKYITENSKNPSNFEIQWQIEHRPLARQINQIASEEWFNLLMNHSYSLRGISLLGVSLKNTYLVNLDFTASTMQGVCFEGAELENIDFTRCLLFNADFTNARLKYCNFLVANLISASFLRARFDSVLFKSAEMQLCDFALVKSKHSYFSETMLQATNWDGFSTNEDVFRGCDFSGAFAVFHVKSFKDVVLTRIGKPADVEPLKRLNGKGNKFDSYSLDDARSWLHI encoded by the coding sequence GTGGCTTGGTTAAAGATAATCGTTTTTTCTTTTTTAGTGCTTGCTTTAGGTGTCATGGGATTCGATACGACTATTGCATTAGTTAAGTTACCGATAGATATTCTTTTAACTTTATTAATTGGCATTACGGGCTTGGCTTTATTGGTGTGGTTAGTTGCCGTAGATCATTCAGTAAGCAAAATATGGAAGTTTTGTGAGCCATACTGTAAGGGTTGGTCTCTTTATTTATTTGAACCGGAAATTAGGGTCAAAGATGAAAATTGTGAGGGGTTCAAGGCACTAAGCCATGAGCAGAAAATTAAAGTTCTGCAGAAGAAATATGCTTCGGTGCCAAGGAAGTTTGAAAGTCGTGTAAGATTGCGCTGGATTGTAGTTTCGGGTTTAGTTTCATTTGGGGTTCTACTTCTACTTTGGCAGTTTGGTCAAATGAATACTGTAGATACTAGAGTGTTTTCGGCTGCGGTTGCACTTTTGGTGGGGGCACCAGTGGCATTAATGGTTTGGTATTTTCGTGATCAAAATAATATTCGAGAATTGGAGCGTCAACATCATGATGTAACGCTAAAAGAATTTCAAAAGCTTCAAGAATGGGCTACCGGTAATATTTCTGATGGATATGAAGATGGTAAGAAAACAAAACGTGTGGAAACACTGCAGATTTCAGCTTTACATTCTTTGCGAACTTATCTAAGAGGAGAGTTTGGAGAAATATTTAAGCGCAGTGCTTTTGAAGTTTTTGTAAGTGTTTTAAGTGTTGAGCACTATGAGATACTGAAGTACATTACTGAGAATTCTAAAAATCCTTCAAATTTTGAAATTCAATGGCAGATAGAACACCGACCACTAGCTAGACAAATTAATCAAATAGCATCAGAGGAATGGTTTAATTTATTGATGAATCATTCATATTCATTGAGAGGAATTAGTCTACTTGGAGTAAGTCTAAAAAATACCTACTTAGTAAATTTAGATTTTACAGCTTCTACTATGCAAGGAGTCTGTTTCGAAGGTGCTGAGCTTGAGAATATAGATTTCACAAGATGCTTGCTGTTCAATGCAGATTTTACTAATGCGCGATTAAAATACTGCAATTTTTTAGTTGCAAATTTAATTTCAGCTTCATTTTTAAGAGCACGATTTGATTCTGTTTTATTTAAAAGTGCAGAAATGCAATTGTGCGATTTTGCGCTGGTGAAGTCAAAGCATAGCTATTTTTCAGAAACAATGCTTCAGGCGACAAACTGGGATGGTTTTTCAACAAATGAAGATGTCTTTAGGGGGTGTGATTTTAGCGGGGCTTTTGCGGTATTTCATGTTAAATCTTTCAAAGACGTAGTATTGACCCGCATAGGTAAGCCAGCAGATGTTGAACCTTTAAAGAGATTAAATGGTAAAGGTAATAAGTTTGACTCATATTCGTTAGATGATGCTAGAAGCTGGTTACATATTTAA
- a CDS encoding peptidase M42, translating into MEHFNEFIDLLKSLIREPSVVGAEHAFFRVLQRELEERGAKVTWYEGLLVAQGNEPNSAMFSSHIDRHGLVCTGPNEFQFAAFVAGKTNNNYPESSISNELKMTLMNRFENTQVLAYEPWSGAYRGTGKINNAYICEFRNNLIFELEGLEHVVAGTPVGFRDKLKINNGLLSGQLDNVLTAAILVHLFSLGYQGTAFFTAEEECGASWRYLLEWFRRFGGSTNELYVLDTSPYKNRFEADKQLVVLRNRDEFAEFNALTTQKVAQLCEKLEIPYGYKDLYILEQNQLSPENSSNIGRTELGRITANSQGLVHGTTIQIPTTGYHTMNETASIASVEAFMQVIMTLANLRDTHYSH; encoded by the coding sequence ATGGAACACTTTAATGAATTTATCGACCTTCTTAAATCACTAATCCGCGAACCGAGTGTCGTCGGTGCCGAGCACGCGTTTTTTCGTGTACTACAGCGTGAACTGGAAGAACGCGGTGCCAAGGTCACCTGGTATGAAGGCTTATTGGTCGCACAAGGCAATGAACCGAACAGCGCGATGTTCTCCAGCCATATCGACCGTCATGGCCTGGTCTGTACCGGGCCTAACGAGTTCCAGTTTGCCGCGTTTGTTGCCGGTAAAACCAATAACAACTATCCGGAAAGCTCAATCAGCAATGAACTGAAAATGACATTGATGAACCGTTTTGAGAATACCCAGGTTTTGGCCTATGAGCCATGGTCGGGCGCTTATCGCGGTACCGGTAAAATCAATAACGCTTATATTTGCGAGTTCCGCAATAACCTTATTTTCGAACTGGAAGGCTTGGAGCACGTTGTGGCCGGCACACCGGTCGGTTTTCGCGATAAATTGAAAATCAATAACGGCTTATTATCGGGACAACTCGACAATGTCTTGACTGCAGCGATTCTGGTTCACCTGTTTAGTTTGGGTTATCAAGGTACGGCGTTTTTCACAGCCGAAGAAGAGTGCGGCGCGAGCTGGCGTTATCTGCTCGAATGGTTCCGTCGTTTCGGTGGCTCGACCAATGAGCTTTATGTATTGGACACCAGCCCCTACAAAAACCGTTTTGAAGCGGATAAACAACTGGTGGTATTGCGCAACCGTGATGAATTCGCGGAATTTAATGCGCTTACCACCCAGAAGGTTGCCCAACTTTGTGAAAAACTGGAGATTCCATACGGCTATAAAGACCTCTATATTCTGGAACAGAACCAGTTGTCGCCGGAAAACAGCAGTAATATCGGGCGTACCGAATTAGGCCGAATTACCGCCAATTCGCAAGGTCTGGTGCATGGCACGACCATTCAGATTCCAACCACCGGGTATCACACCATGAATGAGACCGCATCGATCGCTTCGGTAGAAGCCTTTATGCAAGTGATAATGACATTGGCGAATCTGCGCGATACTCATTACAGTCATTGA